In one Neobacillus sp. WH10 genomic region, the following are encoded:
- a CDS encoding ABC transporter permease, with the protein MNIVNKLTVRHLKQNKRRTLVTIIGVIISVAMVTAVATLGVSFMDLMQRQTIASEGEWHVLYKDVNKEQLKAIKNDEETKKVVLSRDRGYALLEGGQNESKPYLFIKEYNAQGFKQFPIELSKGRMPKASNEVVLSEHITSNAKVEYKIGDKLTLEVGQRTMPGVSDHVFGQEDPLQLEDEKTSESVTNKTTKSYTVVGFINRPTWEATWAPGYTVISYVDENTIGANDPVNATVVLKKVNSSLYDHAKDLAKQNKIGVPKFNNELLRYYGVTNNDNLNSMLFSLSAIIMAVIIIGSISLIYNAFAISVSERSRHLGMLASVGATKRQKRNSVFFEGIIIGVISIPIGIICGLLGIGVTFWSINSVIQGALGVTEKLTVVVTPLSILIACAISMVTIVISTYLPAIKASRISAIDAIRLTTEVKLTGKAVKTSKFVRKFFGIEAEIGLKNLKRNKRKYQATVFSLVISIVLFLTVSFFTSNMKKSLVLSQDRISYDISVSSGNLTEKDFRLLKSFSSLEDVTESSVVRELNMNTWINEASLADELQKMVKQDKNMLENGKFSYSVQIDALNEENLKAYAKEIGADYKELTNRDHMTGIVIDTIPYEDTTTGKYVEGKAIHMEAGQSIDLNFNYEDSKNETLINKVKIVALTDQMPMGISPAGIGGINIIVSEKGMEQLLNEKLHSYVQTSLYLKSKDPMKTQEEIEEIKESKMYVHNVYQGRQQEEQMIMLMSVFTYGFIALISAISIANIFNTISTSISLRKREFAMLKSVGMTPKGFNKMINYESIFYGIKSLLYGLPISIAVMYLIYRALMNSFSYGFTLPWISMIYVVAAVFVIVGSAMLYSSSKVKKENIVDTLKQENI; encoded by the coding sequence GTGAATATTGTGAATAAATTAACGGTCCGGCATTTGAAGCAAAACAAAAGGCGGACGCTAGTGACCATCATTGGCGTCATTATTTCTGTCGCCATGGTGACAGCAGTGGCAACCCTTGGTGTCTCTTTTATGGATTTAATGCAAAGGCAGACGATTGCAAGTGAAGGTGAGTGGCATGTCCTATACAAGGATGTGAACAAAGAGCAGCTTAAGGCGATTAAAAACGATGAGGAAACAAAAAAGGTTGTCCTTTCACGTGACCGTGGCTACGCCCTTTTAGAAGGCGGACAAAATGAGAGCAAGCCATATTTGTTTATCAAGGAGTATAATGCCCAAGGGTTTAAACAGTTTCCGATTGAATTAAGTAAAGGGCGGATGCCAAAAGCAAGTAATGAGGTTGTTCTTTCTGAGCACATAACCTCGAACGCAAAAGTAGAATACAAGATTGGTGATAAATTAACCCTTGAAGTTGGACAACGTACAATGCCTGGTGTTAGTGACCATGTCTTCGGACAAGAGGATCCATTACAATTAGAGGATGAGAAAACGTCTGAGAGTGTGACGAATAAAACAACGAAAAGCTACACGGTCGTAGGCTTCATCAACCGTCCCACATGGGAAGCGACCTGGGCACCTGGGTATACGGTTATTAGCTATGTGGATGAAAATACGATTGGAGCGAACGATCCAGTCAATGCGACAGTTGTGTTAAAAAAGGTCAATAGCTCCTTATACGATCATGCGAAGGACTTGGCAAAGCAAAACAAAATAGGAGTACCCAAATTTAATAATGAGTTATTGCGCTATTACGGGGTGACAAATAATGATAACCTGAACAGTATGTTGTTTTCATTATCAGCCATCATTATGGCGGTCATTATCATTGGTTCTATTTCATTAATCTATAATGCCTTCGCTATCTCTGTTTCAGAACGTTCCCGTCATTTAGGGATGCTCGCAAGTGTTGGGGCAACGAAAAGACAGAAGCGAAACTCGGTGTTTTTCGAAGGAATCATCATTGGTGTAATCAGTATCCCGATTGGAATCATTTGTGGTCTTCTTGGAATAGGAGTTACCTTTTGGTCGATTAATTCCGTCATTCAAGGTGCATTAGGGGTGACGGAAAAATTAACTGTGGTGGTTACACCCCTCTCCATTTTGATTGCCTGTGCAATTTCGATGGTGACGATAGTGATCTCAACGTATCTTCCAGCCATTAAGGCATCTAGAATCTCCGCCATTGATGCAATCCGTCTAACAACGGAGGTTAAGCTTACAGGTAAAGCAGTGAAAACATCGAAGTTCGTTCGCAAGTTTTTTGGAATTGAAGCAGAAATAGGTTTAAAGAATTTAAAGAGAAACAAACGCAAGTACCAAGCAACGGTATTCTCACTTGTTATCAGTATCGTTCTATTTTTAACAGTATCATTTTTTACATCCAATATGAAAAAATCGCTTGTACTCTCACAGGATAGGATAAGTTATGATATTTCTGTTTCTAGCGGCAATTTAACCGAAAAAGATTTTCGGCTGCTGAAATCATTTTCTTCTCTTGAGGATGTAACGGAATCAAGTGTGGTGAGAGAGTTAAATATGAATACCTGGATCAACGAGGCATCTCTCGCGGATGAATTACAAAAAATGGTGAAGCAGGATAAGAATATGCTTGAGAACGGAAAATTCTCTTATTCTGTGCAAATCGATGCATTAAATGAGGAAAATCTAAAGGCTTATGCAAAGGAAATTGGCGCTGATTATAAAGAATTGACAAATCGGGACCATATGACGGGCATTGTAATTGATACAATCCCTTATGAGGATACGACAACAGGGAAATATGTTGAAGGAAAGGCCATCCATATGGAAGCAGGCCAAAGTATCGATTTAAATTTTAACTATGAAGACAGCAAAAATGAGACCTTAATAAACAAAGTGAAAATTGTCGCTTTGACTGATCAAATGCCGATGGGGATTTCACCGGCGGGAATCGGCGGAATAAACATCATCGTGTCAGAAAAAGGAATGGAACAGCTGCTGAATGAAAAGTTGCATTCTTATGTTCAGACCTCTCTTTATCTGAAGAGCAAGGACCCGATGAAAACACAGGAGGAAATCGAAGAAATTAAAGAGAGCAAAATGTATGTTCACAATGTATATCAAGGAAGACAGCAGGAAGAACAGATGATCATGCTCATGTCGGTATTTACGTATGGCTTTATTGCGTTAATTAGCGCAATTTCGATTGCGAATATATTCAATACTATTTCGACTTCGATTTCCCTAAGAAAACGGGAATTTGCAATGCTGAAATCGGTGGGAATGACGCCAAAAGGCTTTAATAAAATGATCAACTATGAAAGTATTTTTTATGGCATAAAGTCGCTGCTTTATGGACTTCCGATTAGCATTGCCGTGATGTATTTGATCTATAGAGCATTGATGAACAGTTTCAGCTATGGATTCACCCTGCCTTGGATCAGTATGATCTATGTGGTTGCCGCCGTATTTGTCATCGTAGGCTCAGCCATGCTCTACTCCAGCTCCAAAGTTAAAAAGGAAAACATCGTTGATACCTTAAAACAAGAAAATATATAA
- a CDS encoding uridine kinase, which translates to MNFQVQSGEFHTLDQLVKSIDNIPRKHSTLLIGIDGCGGSGKSTLANFLKEKCSNVTIVHMDDFYFHSDQIIHEPPTQKPLGADCDWKRVLNQVVDPICQNQNGYYQRFDWETDQLAEWHTVPIGGTVIVEGVYSTRNELSSLYDFTIWVDCPRETRLLRGIERDGGEARGMWEDNWMISEEMYMKEHRPHNRSDLVVG; encoded by the coding sequence GTGAATTTTCAAGTGCAAAGTGGTGAGTTTCATACTTTAGATCAATTAGTAAAGTCCATTGACAATATACCTAGAAAACACTCTACGCTTCTTATCGGAATCGATGGCTGCGGCGGCTCAGGAAAAAGTACATTGGCAAATTTTTTAAAAGAGAAATGTTCCAACGTAACGATTGTGCATATGGACGATTTTTATTTTCATTCGGACCAAATTATCCATGAACCACCAACACAAAAACCCTTAGGTGCAGATTGTGATTGGAAACGGGTATTAAATCAGGTGGTTGATCCAATTTGTCAAAATCAAAATGGGTATTATCAACGTTTCGATTGGGAAACCGATCAGCTGGCAGAATGGCACACAGTTCCAATAGGAGGCACTGTCATTGTTGAAGGTGTGTATTCTACACGGAACGAATTATCAAGCCTTTATGATTTTACTATTTGGGTCGATTGCCCGAGAGAGACAAGGTTACTAAGAGGCATTGAAAGAGACGGAGGAGAAGCACGTGGGATGTGGGAAGATAATTGGATGATTTCTGAAGAAATGTACATGAAAGAACACAGACCCCACAATCGTTCAGACCTCGTAGTAGGATAA
- a CDS encoding YqzG/YhdC family protein, giving the protein MRKLLIGLFATIVFFSGSVIPLKLLNTAIAQQKPIPPYAKWGTLAMEKTHEKYPNAKIIDYLHIGRKSGPNSTTEKFKLWLKDNSREFGVFVNIEFNNKTEKVIKITFKETLK; this is encoded by the coding sequence ATGAGAAAACTTCTGATAGGCTTGTTTGCCACAATTGTTTTTTTCTCTGGGAGTGTAATTCCGCTGAAATTATTGAATACAGCCATTGCACAACAGAAACCGATTCCTCCATATGCGAAATGGGGGACCCTTGCAATGGAGAAAACACATGAAAAGTATCCGAATGCTAAAATAATTGATTATCTGCATATCGGGAGAAAAAGCGGCCCAAATTCCACAACTGAAAAATTCAAACTTTGGTTAAAAGATAACAGTAGAGAATTCGGTGTTTTCGTGAATATTGAATTTAACAATAAAACTGAAAAAGTCATCAAGATTACTTTCAAGGAAACATTGAAATAA
- a CDS encoding protein phosphatase 2C domain-containing protein codes for MIIGRYGGNRQAGAYKNEDGAMVVKGADWEFAMVLDGHNSAESVKLVLKTIDNEWEKLAAFLDEPVKIAFQLFENHILSVFQSPAFLEACEQIQGETACLLCVRKENYLWWLSVGDCVLYLLHEDLHQFGQYALNQRQFFEWIGQVNTFSLPVPCYSSGIRELRTGSNRIVLITDGVLECGGRYYETPSRLYTDCYEGEVHTNVEHILQHVHENFGQDSATIICWDYHNSHPVTYPSNQPMR; via the coding sequence ATGATTATTGGGAGATATGGTGGGAATCGGCAAGCAGGGGCTTATAAGAATGAAGATGGAGCAATGGTGGTAAAGGGGGCGGATTGGGAATTCGCCATGGTTCTAGATGGACATAACAGTGCTGAAAGTGTCAAATTGGTGCTGAAAACCATTGATAATGAGTGGGAAAAGCTAGCCGCCTTTTTAGACGAACCTGTAAAAATCGCCTTTCAATTATTTGAGAACCATATCCTCTCTGTTTTTCAATCTCCTGCTTTTCTGGAAGCCTGCGAACAAATTCAAGGTGAAACAGCCTGCCTTCTATGTGTAAGAAAAGAAAATTACTTATGGTGGCTGTCAGTAGGTGATTGCGTACTCTATCTCCTTCATGAAGACCTACATCAATTTGGACAATACGCCCTAAACCAGCGTCAATTTTTTGAATGGATTGGACAAGTCAATACGTTTTCATTACCAGTACCTTGTTATTCGTCTGGGATCCGAGAACTAAGAACAGGCTCAAATCGAATTGTCTTGATAACAGATGGTGTTTTAGAGTGTGGTGGTCGATATTATGAAACTCCTTCGCGACTTTACACAGATTGTTATGAAGGGGAAGTCCATACAAATGTAGAGCATATTTTGCAACATGTTCATGAAAACTTTGGCCAGGATAGTGCGACAATTATTTGCTGGGATTATCACAATTCGCATCCCGTAACCTATCCTAGTAATCAACCAATGAGGTGA
- a CDS encoding alpha/beta family hydrolase, protein MYRILEDHVVRNEYSTIPYTWIRREEPNHAICIMLPGLGYSTQRPLFHYATGMCLNHNIDVLQINYHFAKNEQFKKLSETDQDQWMYEDVKAVVDEVLKETVYKHCILMSKSIGTIPMAMEWTEKNYIKNTIGVWLTPLMKDDNVFQALLNTDRPSLCVIGDHDHHFIKERISSLKNNNLVSTVVIPNADHGLEIKGDILASIEAIKEVIERVQEFMIKFSKG, encoded by the coding sequence ATGTATCGTATTTTAGAAGATCATGTAGTTAGAAATGAGTATTCGACCATCCCCTATACGTGGATTCGAAGGGAAGAACCGAATCATGCAATTTGTATCATGCTGCCTGGTCTCGGTTATAGTACTCAGCGGCCGCTGTTTCATTATGCGACAGGCATGTGTTTGAACCATAATATCGATGTTCTTCAAATTAATTATCATTTTGCAAAAAATGAACAGTTTAAAAAGCTTAGTGAAACAGATCAAGATCAATGGATGTATGAAGATGTGAAGGCAGTGGTTGATGAAGTTCTAAAGGAGACCGTGTACAAACATTGTATCCTGATGAGTAAATCGATTGGAACAATTCCGATGGCAATGGAATGGACCGAAAAAAATTACATCAAGAATACGATTGGCGTTTGGTTAACACCACTAATGAAGGATGACAATGTGTTCCAGGCATTATTAAATACCGATCGGCCATCACTTTGTGTGATTGGAGATCATGATCATCATTTTATCAAAGAGAGAATTTCTTCCTTGAAAAATAATAATCTTGTTAGCACAGTTGTGATTCCGAATGCAGACCATGGTTTAGAGATAAAAGGTGATATATTAGCATCGATCGAAGCGATAAAAGAAGTTATCGAACGAGTTCAGGAATTTATGATTAAATTTAGTAAAGGATGA
- a CDS encoding DUF4362 domain-containing protein: MFKRTFFIVFIALLCAFITGCQLDKANSDDHTNKSGEIEKPTKNEVIESHGGLENLERLDLFVKNTQSGKKDKVRLTRYTIEGDPIFQDLEYDGSKLAIKIDTTKDKFGQGEIRTYVCNGIQKQESNTETKYIIEECPDLSDLLTISHDVDQQDYFAFKLKYGVGLKNKIDTKNQEIIKDLKNGNTAAISDFQFSKDEMNKIYKLMILSNYLGEKNLSKKCNKQTYESYELNVWINGGERHFEWTECDNSKDGKEMTQLVHDILEILKNNSTYQTL, encoded by the coding sequence ATGTTCAAAAGGACGTTCTTCATCGTTTTTATTGCATTACTATGTGCTTTTATCACGGGATGCCAATTAGATAAAGCTAATTCAGATGACCACACTAATAAAAGTGGAGAAATTGAAAAACCTACTAAAAACGAAGTGATAGAAAGTCATGGAGGGCTAGAAAACCTAGAACGATTAGATCTTTTTGTGAAAAATACACAAAGTGGAAAAAAGGATAAGGTTCGACTAACTCGATATACGATTGAGGGGGATCCTATTTTTCAAGATTTAGAATATGATGGATCCAAATTAGCGATTAAAATAGATACTACGAAAGATAAATTTGGCCAGGGAGAAATAAGAACCTACGTCTGTAACGGGATTCAAAAACAGGAATCCAATACTGAAACAAAATATATAATTGAAGAATGTCCAGATCTAAGTGATTTATTAACCATTTCCCACGATGTTGATCAACAAGATTATTTTGCTTTTAAGTTAAAGTATGGTGTAGGTTTGAAAAACAAAATCGATACCAAAAACCAAGAAATAATAAAGGATTTGAAAAACGGAAATACCGCTGCTATAAGTGATTTTCAGTTTTCAAAAGATGAAATGAACAAAATCTACAAACTGATGATTCTATCCAATTACCTTGGTGAAAAGAATCTTTCAAAAAAATGTAATAAGCAGACATATGAAAGCTATGAATTGAACGTATGGATTAATGGAGGCGAACGCCACTTTGAATGGACGGAATGTGATAACAGTAAGGATGGCAAGGAAATGACTCAGTTAGTCCATGACATACTTGAAATCTTAAAGAATAACTCGACCTATCAAACACTCTAA
- a CDS encoding VOC family protein, which yields MTKALLQGMEGAFIPVKDPKLSAKWYEEKLGFTLIYLEEEAAIMQIAEKSQTVVCLVRTLNHQPMKFPDNNFGVGKYYNFISFDIEETHRLLVEKNVIVNSIGGEGTTKFFTFYDPDGNPLGVCQ from the coding sequence ATGACCAAAGCATTATTGCAAGGTATGGAAGGTGCATTTATTCCAGTCAAAGACCCTAAATTATCGGCAAAATGGTATGAAGAGAAACTTGGCTTTACACTTATTTATCTTGAAGAAGAAGCAGCTATAATGCAGATAGCAGAAAAATCTCAAACGGTGGTATGTCTTGTAAGAACACTTAACCATCAACCAATGAAGTTTCCTGATAATAACTTTGGCGTAGGCAAATATTATAATTTTATATCTTTTGATATTGAAGAAACCCACAGGTTATTAGTTGAAAAGAATGTCATAGTGAATTCTATTGGTGGAGAAGGAACTACAAAGTTTTTTACCTTTTATGACCCTGATGGAAATCCTTTAGGGGTGTGCCAATAA
- a CDS encoding VOC family protein, translating to MSEKLLRVGTTYIPVTDVELSSDWYVNKLGAELSYKDEDKAILNFANQSIFLVKSKKNQSSNFYDIYGVERFSLTFEVNGLNALESIHRDFTEKEIRVGKIENRGHSGKNFVFYDLDGNKFDVWSELSPIFKEKFLIS from the coding sequence ATGAGTGAAAAATTATTAAGGGTTGGTACTACTTATATTCCAGTAACGGATGTAGAACTTTCTTCAGATTGGTATGTAAACAAATTAGGTGCAGAGCTTAGCTACAAAGACGAAGACAAAGCAATTCTAAATTTTGCAAACCAAAGCATTTTTCTTGTGAAATCTAAAAAAAATCAAAGTTCCAATTTCTATGATATTTACGGTGTGGAGCGTTTCTCTTTAACATTTGAGGTGAATGGATTAAATGCCTTAGAATCTATACATAGAGATTTTACAGAAAAAGAGATACGAGTTGGAAAAATTGAAAACAGAGGACATTCTGGAAAAAACTTCGTATTCTATGATTTAGATGGTAATAAATTTGATGTGTGGAGTGAATTAAGTCCAATCTTTAAAGAAAAATTTTTGATCTCGTAG
- a CDS encoding GNAT family N-acetyltransferase yields MKIRKAVLADAKGIAKVHVDSWKTTYDNIVPAEYLKRLSYESREQLWKNSIPNGGVYVSETSEGEIVGFASGGKERTGKYPDYAGELYAIYILKEYQGNGLGSLLVKPLIDELQLQNISTMLVLVLEDNSSRLFYETLGAKKIDTIEVEFLGQKVQELVYGWSDIRNIFKK; encoded by the coding sequence ATGAAGATTAGAAAGGCAGTGTTAGCTGATGCTAAAGGTATTGCGAAAGTTCATGTCGATAGTTGGAAAACTACATATGACAATATAGTTCCAGCCGAATACTTAAAAAGACTTTCCTATGAAAGCAGAGAGCAATTGTGGAAAAATAGTATCCCGAATGGCGGAGTTTATGTTTCGGAAACCTCAGAAGGGGAGATTGTCGGCTTTGCATCGGGCGGCAAAGAGAGAACGGGGAAATACCCTGATTATGCTGGAGAGCTTTATGCAATATATATTCTTAAAGAATATCAAGGAAATGGACTTGGAAGTTTACTAGTGAAACCATTGATAGATGAACTGCAACTTCAAAATATCTCGACTATGTTGGTTTTAGTGCTTGAGGATAATAGTTCCCGCCTTTTTTACGAGACACTTGGAGCTAAAAAAATAGATACCATAGAAGTCGAGTTTTTAGGGCAAAAAGTACAGGAACTTGTATATGGGTGGAGTGATATAAGAAATATATTTAAAAAATAG
- a CDS encoding GNAT family protein gives MIIREIKVSDAESLVRLIQQVEEESEFMLMEAGERQITTEQQRTRIENMKKSGNSTIFVAEIDNNLTGYLIAIGGTARRTKHSVYIVIGILKDYRGQGIGTKLFTRLEAWAREQSLRRLELTTVIRNEPGVALYKKMGFEIEGTKKDSLFIDGEFVDEYYMSKLL, from the coding sequence ATGATCATTAGAGAAATAAAAGTTTCCGATGCGGAAAGCTTAGTACGACTTATTCAGCAGGTTGAAGAAGAGTCAGAGTTCATGCTGATGGAAGCAGGTGAACGGCAGATTACAACTGAACAGCAGAGAACAAGAATTGAGAATATGAAAAAAAGTGGAAACTCAACAATATTCGTTGCAGAGATAGATAATAATCTGACCGGATATTTGATTGCAATTGGCGGCACTGCAAGAAGAACAAAGCACTCGGTCTATATTGTGATTGGAATTTTAAAGGATTATAGAGGGCAAGGGATTGGAACAAAACTATTTACGAGACTAGAAGCGTGGGCAAGGGAACAGAGTCTTCGCCGCCTAGAGTTAACAACAGTAATTCGGAACGAGCCCGGAGTGGCATTGTATAAGAAAATGGGATTTGAGATTGAAGGAACAAAAAAGGATTCTCTGTTCATTGATGGTGAATTTGTGGATGAATACTATATGTCGAAACTTTTATAA